Below is a genomic region from bacterium.
GGCTTCCGAGGCATCGTGGAGCTTTTCTCTTTTGGTTAACTCTTTTATCTCTGTCTCATTAAATTTCACTATTGTTGCTTTATTCAAGATTCCTTTAAGGCTTTTAAGCCCCCTTTCCACAAATATGTATCCCGGGTCGAAAAATACTTTCACTCCAGATTCTTTAGCATAACGGGAAGCAAGTTCCATCGCCGGGATAGCTTTTTCACCTTCAATGCTACTTAAGAAGATATATTTAGCGGATTTTATATAATTTTTATCAATATTTTCAAGAGATAGTTTTGCATTGGCTCCTTGATAGGCAAAGAGAATCCTCTCACCACCTTCATTAACAATAGCAATAACGCTCCCACTATTTCCCTGACAAACTTTTAAGCAAGATATATCGACCTTCTCCG
It encodes:
- a CDS encoding carbohydrate kinase family protein, producing EKVDISCLKVCQGNSGSVIAIVNEGGERILFAYQGANAKLSLENIDKNYIKSAKYIFLSSIEGEKAIPAMELASRYAKESGVKVFFDPGYIFVERGLKSLKGILNKATIVKFNETEIKELTKREKLHDASEAIAEYGAKIVLTTLGREGCFVYSGVGNKFIDSYKEFKPVDKTGAGDAFSCGFIFGDLNNWDLEKSVKFANLIASISVTRIGARSVPYLKELKDYKEYSQF